The following DNA comes from Camelina sativa cultivar DH55 chromosome 14, Cs, whole genome shotgun sequence.
cttatttcataacaaatataatttatttccttatttttattcataattttctacatatttttttattgttgatgtGGTATGTAATTATATGGTCAATGTTTAAATgggaaatatttttattgttgctAGTGATATTTGATTGGGGTGTTGTCATGTTTGGTGGTCTTCTGGGCCGAAATATATGTGAACACGTGGTGAACACTTGGTGAACACTTGGGACTATATATGCGAACACTTGGTCTTTCTCCTCTTAGGTTTCTTCACCTACCTAATCTTCAAAATCGTTACACAACACAAGACCAAACTAAAGATGTCGATCAGTTCGGAAACCCAAGTTCCCCTTTCGCTCCCGATCATCGACTTCTCCAGTCCAGATCTCAAACCGGAAACCCCCGAGTGGGACTTGGTAAGATCCCAAGTCCGAAAAGCCTTAGAAGAGTATGGATGTTTCGAGGCCTTGTTCGATGGAGCTTCCATGGAGCTACGGAAGGCTAAGTTGCTCGAGGCCTCCAAGGAGGTTTTCGATTTGCCATTGGAGACCAAACAGAGTACAAAGACAAACATACATTACGAAGGATACTTAACGATTCCGATTGTCCCTTCACAAGAGGGCATGGGCTTTTACGGTGTAGATAATCCTAATGTTGTTAATGACTTGACTCACAAGCTTTGGCCTCAAGGCAACACCTTCGTCAGGTACCCTTCTTATCACTTGAAACAAACTTTTGGCAATGCATGTTTGTAGGCTTTTACAGAATTATTTggctttttatttggtttaatttatatagaaatgtGAATggtatattttttagtatttggttttcttaagaacctttgaaaaaaaattaagttctaatacgtttttatattttaatattagttttaggcttttagctttagttttagtttttgtgtttAAGTTTTTAGAACAAAGTCACAAACCACAGCTCCTGTAATAACTTGCATGAATGACACATTACACCTACGACTTTTATCTATATACTTTTTGAggagtatatttttaattatctctTTTGCATGAATGACACCTTACACCTACGacttttatctatttatataaaacatatttaatataaCCAATCAGAACATTTTAACCAATAAGCGGAGTGTGAAGAAGAATAGAAagattgaattttaatttttatcatcTAAATACTAAGAATAATACTACATAATTTCAGCAAGAATGTTCAGTCGTTTGCGGAGAAGTTAATAGAATTAAGCTTGAAGGTGAGGACAATGACTCTGGAGAGTTTCGGACTCGAGAAATACATGGAGGAGCATCTTAACTCAGCGAATAAGCACTTTCAGATACTTAAATACAAAGGACTTTCCGATGATGATACAGAGAGTAAGGTAGGTTTTTACCCTCATATCGATAGGCATTTCCTCACAATACTCAGCCAGAACGATGACGTAGATGGCTTGGAGATCAAAACCAAAGATGGCAAAGAGTGGATCAAAGTTAAGCCATCTCAAGCTGCTTCTTTCATTGTTATGGCCGGAGCTTCTCTTCATGTAACTAAAATTATGCTTCCTTGACCCTCAAGTTTCATTCTTTTATAACGTCCTTTAGTTATGTGATTAACATGTATGTAAGAATACGGTGTTGTAGGTACTGTTGAATGGTGGGATATTTCCTCCGCTTCACCGTGTGATTACAACCGGAAAGAAAGATCGGTATTCGGCTGGACTGTTCACGATCCCTAAAGAAGGAGTGATCATAAATGCGCCT
Coding sequences within:
- the LOC104741411 gene encoding probable 2-oxoglutarate-dependent dioxygenase AOP1.2 isoform X2, translated to MSISSETQVPLSLPIIDFSSPDLKPETPEWDLVRSQVRKALEEYGCFEALFDGASMELRKAKLLEASKEVFDLPLETKQSTKTNIHYEGYLTIPIVPSQEGMGFYGVDNPNVVNDLTHKLWPQGNTFVSKNVQSFAEKLIELSLKVRTMTLESFGLEKYMEEHLNSANKHFQILKYKGLSDDDTENGLEIKTKDGKEWIKVKPSQAASFIVMAGASLHVLLNGGIFPPLHRVITTGKKDRYSAGLFTIPKEGVIINAPEEMVDDEHPRLYKPFDFWGFLKFSNLPNARKDISDLTTYCAL
- the LOC104741411 gene encoding probable 2-oxoglutarate-dependent dioxygenase AOP1 isoform X1 — encoded protein: MSISSETQVPLSLPIIDFSSPDLKPETPEWDLVRSQVRKALEEYGCFEALFDGASMELRKAKLLEASKEVFDLPLETKQSTKTNIHYEGYLTIPIVPSQEGMGFYGVDNPNVVNDLTHKLWPQGNTFVSKNVQSFAEKLIELSLKVRTMTLESFGLEKYMEEHLNSANKHFQILKYKGLSDDDTESKVGFYPHIDRHFLTILSQNDDVDGLEIKTKDGKEWIKVKPSQAASFIVMAGASLHVLLNGGIFPPLHRVITTGKKDRYSAGLFTIPKEGVIINAPEEMVDDEHPRLYKPFDFWGFLKFSNLPNARKDISDLTTYCAL